The following proteins are encoded in a genomic region of Ornithinibacillus sp. 4-3:
- the sigB gene encoding RNA polymerase sigma factor SigB — protein sequence MMAKSRAHNQTDAVLEWIHHLQKEPNDEAIQEKIVLTYKKLVESLARKYSQNSMIHEDLVQVGMIGLLGAVRRFDSSVGKSFESFAIPTILGEIKRYIRDQTWSVHVPRRIKELGPRIKRAIDELTREKQKEVTVKEIADYLEVSEEDVLETMEMGRSYRALSVDLKMEADSDGSSMAILDIVGEEDSEFESVDQKILFEKIFPLLTEREQQVIKCVFFENMSQKETGELLGISQMHVSRIQRRSLRKLRESTPFKSSEVEDWIG from the coding sequence TTGATGGCCAAGTCTCGAGCACATAATCAAACAGATGCGGTTCTTGAATGGATTCATCATTTGCAGAAAGAGCCAAATGATGAAGCTATTCAAGAGAAAATCGTACTTACATATAAAAAATTAGTTGAGTCACTTGCGAGAAAATATTCCCAAAATAGTATGATTCATGAGGACTTAGTGCAAGTAGGGATGATAGGTTTGTTAGGTGCTGTTAGACGTTTTGATTCTTCTGTGGGGAAATCTTTTGAATCCTTTGCAATCCCTACAATACTTGGTGAGATTAAGAGATATATTCGTGACCAAACGTGGAGTGTACATGTTCCAAGAAGAATAAAAGAATTAGGGCCAAGAATTAAGCGAGCCATTGATGAATTGACACGCGAAAAACAAAAAGAAGTAACGGTGAAAGAAATTGCTGATTATCTAGAAGTTTCTGAAGAAGATGTGCTGGAAACAATGGAGATGGGTCGTAGTTATCGTGCACTATCTGTTGACTTAAAAATGGAAGCGGATAGCGATGGTAGTTCCATGGCCATTTTAGATATTGTTGGAGAAGAAGATAGTGAGTTTGAATCTGTAGACCAAAAAATTCTATTTGAAAAGATCTTCCCACTTCTGACAGAGAGAGAACAACAGGTCATTAAATGTGTCTTTTTCGAAAATATGAGCCAAAAAGAGACAGGCGAATTACTAGGAATTTCTCAAATGCATGTTTCAAGAATTCAGAGACGCTCTTTAAGAAAATTACGAGAATCAACACCCTTTAAAAGCTCCGAAGTAGAGGATTGGATTGGATGA
- a CDS encoding SpoIIE family protein phosphatase, protein MSKVQISVYQKEKPGSPFCGDRYFYEETESGFICALADGLGTGEFAEESAEIVIDIIKKNPDATPNEIMITCNKQLHGKRGVVLGILKLDFITNIYTVSTIGNIGIVFIHNKKKQHHIPTGGYLAGTKKKFKVEHGQLKDDMHFIMYSDGVSDADLNPCIMHEDVREIISAYDEATKLRERRDDTTLLAIRYKK, encoded by the coding sequence ATGAGCAAGGTACAAATTTCTGTTTACCAGAAGGAAAAACCAGGTTCACCTTTTTGCGGTGATCGATATTTTTATGAAGAGACAGAGAGTGGCTTTATTTGTGCACTAGCAGATGGTTTAGGAACTGGGGAGTTTGCAGAAGAATCAGCGGAAATAGTTATTGACATTATTAAAAAAAATCCAGACGCAACACCTAATGAAATTATGATTACATGCAACAAGCAATTGCATGGGAAACGTGGGGTTGTCTTAGGGATTTTAAAATTAGACTTTATCACAAATATATATACTGTATCGACCATTGGTAATATAGGAATCGTTTTTATCCATAACAAAAAAAAGCAACATCATATTCCAACAGGTGGCTATTTGGCTGGGACTAAGAAGAAATTTAAAGTCGAGCATGGTCAGCTTAAGGATGATATGCATTTCATTATGTATTCAGATGGTGTGAGTGATGCAGATTTAAATCCGTGTATAATGCATGAAGATGTACGTGAAATTATTTCGGCATATGATGAAGCAACGAAGCTACGTGAAAGAAGAGACGATACCACTCTTTTAGCTATACGCTATAAAAAGTAG
- the rsbW gene encoding anti-sigma B factor RsbW — protein sequence MERFDFIEMKFPAKADYVGVVRLTLSGVANRMGFSYEDIEDMKISISEAITNAVSHAYDDEGEVTICFGVYEDRLEMMVADHGGSFNLNEIKGRIGPYEANEPVTKLREGGFGLFLIQTLMDKVEINNDYGVIVLMTKYLIETGVGLDGQVSST from the coding sequence ATGGAAAGATTTGACTTTATTGAAATGAAGTTCCCAGCAAAAGCAGATTATGTTGGTGTTGTAAGGCTAACGTTATCGGGGGTTGCTAATAGAATGGGATTTTCATATGAAGATATTGAAGATATGAAAATTTCTATTTCTGAAGCAATTACGAATGCAGTCTCGCATGCATATGATGATGAAGGTGAAGTAACCATTTGTTTTGGTGTTTATGAAGACCGTTTAGAAATGATGGTTGCAGATCATGGCGGAAGCTTTAATTTAAACGAGATAAAGGGTCGGATTGGACCTTATGAGGCGAATGAACCTGTTACAAAATTGCGTGAAGGTGGATTTGGGTTATTTTTAATTCAAACATTGATGGATAAGGTAGAAATTAATAATGATTACGGGGTAATTGTCTTGATGACAAAGTACCTTATAGAAACTGGAGTGGGTCTTGATGGCCAAGTCTCGAGCACATAA
- a CDS encoding PP2C family protein-serine/threonine phosphatase — MIHGYRIVFSKKLKFLLFAREGTFIEKHTENYKNLLKQYIETGDEEALYQADKISKTFLRAHILPDEIVHLHRNAMLELYPEAQNDFQRSLFFLLEVMISYGITHQEFQTLREEQLKLKSEIQVAANMQQTLLATKIPEVNGFDIGVISVPAEQLNGDYYNFIEGEEGALGIAIADIVGKGVPAALSMSMIKYAMDSFPDSWMSPTKTLTSLNRVVERNVESNMFVTMFYAQYLPKTSKLYYASAGHEPGYYYDAKKNTFEEIKVEGIVLGVLPNVDYKQYEMTLQLGDMVILLTDGVTECKKDGAFIEKEEVLHVIKKYIHFPCQEIVNQVYKHFERLQDFQLRDDFTLIILRKEV; from the coding sequence ATGATTCATGGATATAGAATCGTTTTCTCAAAAAAATTGAAGTTTTTACTTTTTGCTAGGGAGGGAACATTCATCGAAAAGCACACAGAAAACTATAAAAATCTATTGAAACAATACATTGAAACAGGAGATGAGGAAGCTCTCTATCAAGCTGATAAAATTAGTAAAACCTTTTTGCGAGCACACATACTTCCAGATGAAATTGTTCATCTTCATCGCAATGCAATGTTAGAATTATATCCCGAAGCTCAAAATGATTTCCAACGCTCACTCTTCTTTCTTTTAGAAGTGATGATATCATACGGAATTACGCACCAGGAGTTTCAAACATTGCGAGAAGAGCAATTGAAACTGAAATCTGAGATTCAAGTAGCAGCTAACATGCAACAAACGCTTTTGGCAACTAAGATTCCGGAAGTTAATGGGTTTGATATAGGTGTAATTAGTGTGCCTGCAGAACAACTTAATGGTGATTACTATAATTTTATCGAGGGAGAAGAAGGGGCGCTTGGAATCGCAATTGCCGATATTGTTGGAAAAGGTGTTCCAGCAGCATTGTCCATGTCCATGATTAAATATGCAATGGACAGTTTTCCAGATTCGTGGATGAGCCCAACGAAAACATTAACAAGCCTAAACCGAGTGGTAGAACGAAATGTTGAGTCGAACATGTTTGTGACAATGTTTTATGCCCAATATTTACCAAAGACCAGCAAGCTATATTATGCTTCGGCAGGACATGAACCAGGTTATTATTATGATGCAAAGAAAAATACCTTTGAAGAAATAAAGGTAGAAGGAATTGTTTTAGGAGTCTTACCAAATGTAGATTATAAACAATATGAAATGACTCTACAATTAGGTGACATGGTTATTTTATTAACAGATGGTGTCACAGAGTGTAAAAAAGATGGAGCCTTTATTGAAAAGGAAGAGGTGCTTCATGTCATTAAAAAATATATACATTTTCCTTGCCAGGAAATTGTAAACCAAGTTTATAAACATTTTGAAAGACTACAAGATTTTCAATTACGAGATGATTTTACACTAATTATCTTGCGTAAGGAAGTTTAA
- a CDS encoding STAS domain-containing protein, which yields MDLKVDIEKQDKKSTVTLNGEIDIYTAPDLKEQLLPLTKDKSTLEVDLSEVSYMDSTGLGVFISLLKSAKEHEGELYLLNPQSKVLRLFTITGLDQILNIEAPHRGEG from the coding sequence ATGGATCTAAAGGTAGACATCGAAAAACAAGATAAAAAATCAACCGTAACATTGAACGGAGAAATTGATATCTATACAGCACCAGACTTAAAAGAACAGCTGTTACCATTAACAAAAGATAAATCAACTCTTGAGGTTGACTTATCAGAAGTTTCCTATATGGATAGTACAGGGTTAGGTGTTTTTATTAGTTTGCTTAAATCGGCGAAGGAACATGAAGGTGAATTATATTTATTAAATCCACAGAGTAAAGTGTTACGTCTATTTACTATTACAGGATTAGATCAAATTTTAAATATAGAGGCACCACATAGGGGTGAAGGATAA